The Polyangium mundeleinium genome contains the following window.
GCCCCGGTCGAGCACGTGCAGCGGGGGCTCACGATGGGGCCGCGGGGCCGCGTGCCGATGATGCTGGAAGGGCGGCGTCTCCCAGCCCCGAGCGCCGCGCGGGGGAGTCCAACGCGGAGCGAGCCGCGGGCCGGGACTGCCGGCTGAAGGGCGCGGTTCAGAGAAAGGCCACGAGGACGTGGCCTGGGCTTGCATCACCCGTGGTTTCGCCATAAGGTAACGTCGTCATGCGAAGCTCTCGGCGTACGTACCCTCGGATGGCCCTCGCGCTCTGCTGCGACGGCCGCTGTTGTCGTCGCTGAGGAAGCGTTCCTGAACGTATAGGCCTGCGAGAGGCACGCGCGCGCCGTCGCGCTGGGCGGACGTCCGCCCGCGGATCCGGCGCGCCTTTGCGCCTTCGCGGCCGCGGGAGCGCCGCACGAGGACACCACGCCGAGGCCCGCGCGCCATAAGGGGCGGGTCTTTCCGTGGTCAACGCGCGCGATAGCGCTTCCGTTTTGGTTCCGTCGTCGATGACCCAGGAGGATGTCCCATGGCGATCCAGATTTTTGACACGCTCTCACGACAGAAACAGACGGCCTTTCCGAACGGGCAGCAGCGCGTCGGCATGTACCTGTGCGGCCCCACCGTCTATGGCGACGCGCACCTAGGCAATGCAAAGACCGCCGTCGCGTTCGACGTGGTCCGGCGCTGGATCGAATACCGCGGGCACCTCGTGCGGTTCGTGTCGAACGTGACCGACGTCGGACACATCACCGAGGATGCGCTCGACGAGGGCCGTGATCGTATCGCCGAGCGAGCGGCGCTCGAGCGGGTGGAGCCGATGGAGATCGCGGACCGGTACTTCTGGAAGTACTTCGATGAGATGGGCCGGCTCCACGTGCGCAGGCCCGACGTCACGCCGCGCGCGAGCGGCCACATCCCGCAGCAGATCGAGCTCGTGGAGGAGCTGCTCTCGCGCGGCCTCGCCTACGTGGCGGACGGGTCGGTGTACTTCCGGGTCGCGGCGTTCCCCGGGTACGGAAAGCTCTCGCGGCGGGTGATCGACGAGCTGGCCATCGGGACACGCGAGCTCGTGCGGGGGAGCAAATCCGACCCGCGCGATTTCGCTCTGTGGAAGAAGGCCGACCCGTCCCACGTGCAGCGCTGGAAATCGCCCTGGGGAGAAGGGTTTCCAGGCTGGCACCTCGAATGCTCGGCGATGGGCTTGCAATACCTCGGCGAGGGCTTCGACATCCACGCGGGCGGGCTCGATTTGCAGTTCCCGCACCACGAGGCGGAGATCGCCCAGGCCGAAGGCGCAGGCCGGCGCTTCGCGCGACTCTGGATGCACGGGAACATGCTGACCGTGAACGGAGAAAAGATGTCCCGCTCGAAGGGCAATTTCATCACGCTCGCGGACTTTTTCGCCGAGCACGATCCGCTCGTGCTGCGGTTTCTCTTCGTGCAGAGCCATTACCGGGCGACAGCGGAGGTCTCCGCGGAGACGCTGCAAGCGGCGACCTCGGGCCTACGTCGGCTGCGTGATCTCCGGCGCGCGCTCGCGCGGCGCGCAGGCGGAGGGCCTCCCGGCCATGCCGCGGCGCTCGAAGCCCGCCTCGCCGCGGCGCGCGCCGCCTTCGAGGCAGCCATGGACGACGATTTCGACACGCCCGCCGCCCTCGCGACCCTCTTCGTGCTGGCCCGTGATCTCCAGGCGGCGCTCGCGGGCCCCGTCCCGCAAGGCACGATCCTCCACGCACTCGAGCTCGTCTCGTCGCTCGGCGAAGGCGTGCTTGGGCTCTTGCCGGAGGAGCGAGACGCGCCGGACGCGGAGCGGTTCGACCGCGTCATGACGCTCCTCCTCGCAGAGCGGGCGCGCCACCGCGCGGACCGCGACTATGCACGCGCCGACGCGCTGCGCGCCGGGCTCGCCGCCGCGGGCATCGAAATCGAGGACGGGCCCGACGGGGCCCGGTGGACGTTCTCGGCATGAAACCTTGGGACGTTCCCCTCGGAGGGGCGCGCAGGCTGGATTGTCCTCGGGTGCCCCTCACGTTAGTCTGCGCGGCATGACGAGCCGCCCCGCGAATCCCGCGCCGTTTTTCTTTCCTTTGCTGCTCGGTGCGCTCGTCGCGACGGCGGGTTGTGGTTCTCCCGCCGCTCCGGCCCCGCCCCCGCCTGCCGTCGCGCCTGCCGCGGCGGTTACGTCCGACAGCGGCGCCAACGACCCGCGGGTCCAGGCCGAGAAGCTCTCGGACCCGGCCGCGCGCGACCTCGCCGTGCACCGCCTGGTCCAGCTCTTCGAAGACGAGATGTCGCAGGACGACAACGACACGAACGGCCCGAACGTCAAGCCGCTTCGCGACGTCATCGTCGAGCCATTGGCGCGGATTTGCGCCGGCGGCGGGCTCGACGGGGCGATGCGGTCGAAGGTCGTCCGGCTCCTCGCGGACGCCCGTGATCCGCGCGGTGTGCCGTGCCTCGTCGAGACGCTGAAAGGCTACACGCCAAACGAGAATGTAGACGACGTGCGCGTCGCGGCGCGCGCCGTCGCGGAGATGAAGCCCAAGGGGGCGGCGGGCCCGCTCTTCGAGGTCTTCACGAAGCTGCGTCATTCGAACGTCAAGGCATCCCTCGTCACCCGCGACGTCCATGACGCCCTGCTCGTGTTCGCGGACCCCTCGTGGGAGGCCCCGTGCATCACGATGCTCGGCAGGCCGATCGCGCATCGCAAGGACATCGACGTCCTCAAGGACGAATTCTACTGGCAGAGCACTTGCTCCGAGATCCTCGGCCGGATCGGGGGCACGAATGCGGTCGATCCCCTCGTCAAAATTCTGCTATCGCCCGTGAAAGCCGACGTGCAAGCGACGGCGGTGCACGCGCTCGTCGCGATCGGCAAGCCCGCGATCGATCCCACCGTAAAACTTCTCCAGGGCGGACGCGCCGACCTCATGGAATACGCCAAGGACGAGGCCCTGAAGGCGAATGCCGGTGAGGCGGGCGCTGTGCCGGACGCGGCCCCAAAGAAGGCGAAGACGGCGTACGTCGGACTCGCGGCCCTGATCCTCGGCAGCATCGGGCGGAGAGAGGCCGTGCGGCCCATGATCGACGCCCTTGCCCAGGCCGACGACGAGAGCAAGGTCATCATCGCCCGCGAACTCCTCAAGTTGCCGATCTCGAAGGCGAGCCTCGAAGCCGTGCAGCGCGTCTTCGAAAAGACCTCGATCTCGATGACGACCTGGCCCGGCATCAACGCGCGCGAGCTTCTCCTCGAAAGCATGGTTTTCCTCTTCGACCCGACCCTCGTGCCCTGGATCGTGAAGACGGCGCTCGCCGCAAAAGGCGAGGACGCCGATGTCGAGCACGTGCGTTCGGCGGCGCTGATGGCCGCGATGAAGACCATGAACGCATCGCAGGTCCCCGAGGTCGACAAGCTTTACAAATCGAGGATCACGGACCCCGACGGCAAGCCTTCCACGATCGGCAAGCTCTACGAGAGGGAATACAAGATGACGACGGACCTCCTGAAAGAGTGCTCCGACTCGCTTGATTGCTGGTTCGCCAAGCTGCGGGACCCGAGCTCGCACGCGGAGGATCGCATGTTCGTGGGCTTCAAGAGCGTATACATGATCGGCGCCCTGGGCGGGCCCGACGTGCGGGCGAAGCTCGTCGAGCTCCTCCCCGTGATGCAGGTCGCTGCGAGACACGTCGCGATGCAGGTCATCGATCAAAAGTCACCGGACGGAGATCGCGCCATCGCCGCAGCGTTCGAACGAAGGGTCGAGGAGGCCCAGGCGACGAAGGATCCGAACCGGATTGCGGCCGCCGGTGTTTTCAAGCTGTTCGCCGATCGCCTCCGAACCCGCGCGCAATGAAGCGCGGCGTCACGCCGCCTTCGACGCCGCGCCCCGGCGCTCGTCCCACCACACCCGGAGTGCGTCGGATTTCTCGCCGACCGCGGTCTTCGCCGCGTCCGTCAGGCTCTGCTGCTCCTCGGGCGTCAGGTACCAGCTCAGGGCTGCGTCGCCGGGGAATTCGAACGTCACCTGCTGGAAGAAGCTCTCCCCGAATCGCTTGTCGAGGTGGAACCGCCGGGCCACGGCCTCCACCTGCTCGTCGTTGCGGAAGCGCATCACGCTCTCCCGCGCCGCGAGCACGGCTGAGACGGGGGAGGTGAGGCCTTCGAGGGCCCGGGCGATCCGGTCGCCGAAATGGTTGCCCGCGGGCTCTGGCCGCTCGATGCCGTCGCGGATCTGCACGAGCAGGATGCCGCTCACGTTTTGCTCGAGCCAGCTCGTCCGGAGCATTTCGTCGAGAAAGCCACACGCGACGTTCACGCCGTAGTTGTCCCAGTAGCCGGCGTCCACGACCCGCCTGCGGGGCACGGTCGGCAGGGCGGCGGCGGGGGATACGAACGGGAAGGACGCGCTCATCCGCGCCGCCGTCGCGAGGCGGAGCGTCTCCCTCGCTTGCACGGGAAAAAGCCGCCCGATCTCGTAGCCGGAGCGCGAGTAGACCACGTGCAGGCCCTCGACGCCGATCGCCGGCCCGTGCTGGACGAGCAACGTATCGAGGCAGAGATTCGAGATCAGCAAGCGTTTCCCGTCCTCGACGAGCATCGGGCTCCAGACGAGCGAGGGGCGCCATCCGGCCCGCTCGTCGGACCCGAGCCGCGAGAGCTTCGTGCCGAGGGACGGCATGTTCTCCACGAAGGCATTTTCCAGCGCCGTGCCGCGGTCGTAAAGCTCCCGGTGCACGGAGGGTTTGGCCCATGCCCATAGGCGCGCGGGCAGGTCGCTGAACACGAGCGCCGCGGCCACACGCGAAAGGCACTCCTTGGCGACGTTGGCGACGAGCCAGTCCGAACCCTCGGCGTCCGCCGTACGCTCCTCCGGCGTCTCTTCTTTGTGATACTCGGACGACCCGGCTGTGTGCGTCGGCCCTTCGAGCGTCGCCACCCAGTATGCCGCGCCCACCATCCCGCCCGAGGCGCCGCTGATCATGCGCACGTGATAAGGGAATTCTCGGCGCTCGGGCTCATCGAGCTGCTTTTCGAGCTCGCGCAGCACGGCCGCGGTCCAGACCGACGCGCGGATCCCGCCGCCGCTCGTGCAGACCAGCACGAGGGGCCGCTTCTGTCCGTTCTCGTCCG
Protein-coding sequences here:
- the cysS gene encoding cysteine--tRNA ligase; the protein is MAIQIFDTLSRQKQTAFPNGQQRVGMYLCGPTVYGDAHLGNAKTAVAFDVVRRWIEYRGHLVRFVSNVTDVGHITEDALDEGRDRIAERAALERVEPMEIADRYFWKYFDEMGRLHVRRPDVTPRASGHIPQQIELVEELLSRGLAYVADGSVYFRVAAFPGYGKLSRRVIDELAIGTRELVRGSKSDPRDFALWKKADPSHVQRWKSPWGEGFPGWHLECSAMGLQYLGEGFDIHAGGLDLQFPHHEAEIAQAEGAGRRFARLWMHGNMLTVNGEKMSRSKGNFITLADFFAEHDPLVLRFLFVQSHYRATAEVSAETLQAATSGLRRLRDLRRALARRAGGGPPGHAAALEARLAAARAAFEAAMDDDFDTPAALATLFVLARDLQAALAGPVPQGTILHALELVSSLGEGVLGLLPEERDAPDAERFDRVMTLLLAERARHRADRDYARADALRAGLAAAGIEIEDGPDGARWTFSA
- a CDS encoding HEAT repeat domain-containing protein; protein product: MTSRPANPAPFFFPLLLGALVATAGCGSPAAPAPPPPAVAPAAAVTSDSGANDPRVQAEKLSDPAARDLAVHRLVQLFEDEMSQDDNDTNGPNVKPLRDVIVEPLARICAGGGLDGAMRSKVVRLLADARDPRGVPCLVETLKGYTPNENVDDVRVAARAVAEMKPKGAAGPLFEVFTKLRHSNVKASLVTRDVHDALLVFADPSWEAPCITMLGRPIAHRKDIDVLKDEFYWQSTCSEILGRIGGTNAVDPLVKILLSPVKADVQATAVHALVAIGKPAIDPTVKLLQGGRADLMEYAKDEALKANAGEAGAVPDAAPKKAKTAYVGLAALILGSIGRREAVRPMIDALAQADDESKVIIARELLKLPISKASLEAVQRVFEKTSISMTTWPGINARELLLESMVFLFDPTLVPWIVKTALAAKGEDADVEHVRSAALMAAMKTMNASQVPEVDKLYKSRITDPDGKPSTIGKLYEREYKMTTDLLKECSDSLDCWFAKLRDPSSHAEDRMFVGFKSVYMIGALGGPDVRAKLVELLPVMQVAARHVAMQVIDQKSPDGDRAIAAAFERRVEEAQATKDPNRIAAAGVFKLFADRLRTRAQ
- a CDS encoding patatin-like phospholipase family protein yields the protein MPETFRKLVAAPPWVIQVVLDFSRHLLLLGALVVVLGMLFYDLGRAFGLPYLFRGQTRKAQFAIGLSMAMLASELFYVSYLVSPDDLHQSRGRGLPLDVLNYFGALWGVLSAVVFVSLVSRFLRRTEGRPRRDSKRLLADLGTTVYTLLGAELGVVLTLGFIFGGTNSAILSRVQGLGEPFRPCIHGLEDCLSQTARTNAPREMLHEHVYAAAFFALLAVMYIVASCFRARKIPAAAGLCVLLALLGATDGFFVYWIEKWHSVLLVGVAILVLYVLGRNRYPARFTDLMDAYRHIEEEPCREGCKAAGHTHLADYEAPGLRGGGLLPRPVEEFRWTDENGQKRPLVLVCTSGGGIRASVWTAAVLRELEKQLDEPERREFPYHVRMISGASGGMVGAAYWVATLEGPTHTAGSSEYHKEETPEERTADAEGSDWLVANVAKECLSRVAAALVFSDLPARLWAWAKPSVHRELYDRGTALENAFVENMPSLGTKLSRLGSDERAGWRPSLVWSPMLVEDGKRLLISNLCLDTLLVQHGPAIGVEGLHVVYSRSGYEIGRLFPVQARETLRLATAARMSASFPFVSPAAALPTVPRRRVVDAGYWDNYGVNVACGFLDEMLRTSWLEQNVSGILLVQIRDGIERPEPAGNHFGDRIARALEGLTSPVSAVLAARESVMRFRNDEQVEAVARRFHLDKRFGESFFQQVTFEFPGDAALSWYLTPEEQQSLTDAAKTAVGEKSDALRVWWDERRGAASKAA